DNA from Archaeoglobus veneficus SNP6:
AGCAGTTATAAATGGCGTTGAGGTGGAGTTCGTAGACCTGCCGGGAATATACAGCCTCGAAGCTTACAGTCTCGACGAGAAGATAGCCCGCGACTACCTCGTAAATGAGAAACCGGATGTTGTTCTGAACGTTATCGACGCAACAAATCTTGAAAGGAACCTTTACCTCACACTCCAGCTTTGCAATTTAGGCATTCCGATGGTTATTGCTTTGAACATGCTCGATGAAGCGAGGAAAAGGGGGATAGAGATCGATGCAAAAAAACTCGAGGAGATCCTGGGTGTGCCTGTCATTGAAACCATCGCCGTCGAAAAGAAAGGCATTGAAGAGCTGAAAAAGGCCCTGTTCAGTCCGGCAGTCTGCAGGCTGAGGGTTGAAAACAGGCTGAAATTGGCCGAACAGATTGCCAAACAGGTTGTAGAAAAAAAGGAAGCCTTTACATACCTGGACGCAATAGACGAGGTTTTTACAGACCCCCTTTTCGGCATTCCCGTCTTTTTCTCCGTTATGTGGATGGTGTTCCGCTTCACGTACGACGTTGCTTCGCCCCTCGTGAACGCCGTAGACCTGGCTTTTTCGCTCCTTGCAGATGCGATAGGCAGCGAAGGTGTTCTTGCGTCCCTGCTCAGCCAGGGAATAATAAAAGGTGTCGGCAGCGTCCTCGTGTTCGTTCCAAACATAGCGTTCCTCTTCATAGCCCTTGCAGTCATGGAACTCAGCGGTTACATGGCAAGGGCCGTCTTTATAATGGACAGAACAATGAGCAGATTTGGTCTGAACGGAAGGGCAGTAATACCGCTTATTATGGGCTTTGGATGCAATGTGCCGGCAATAATGGCGACGAGGGCCATTGAAGACTGGAAGATCAGGATTACGACCGTCCTCATCAATCCGTTCATGTCCTGCAGCGCCCGCCTTCCGATATACATCCTGTTTGCTGGCACGTTCTTTCCGTCGATGGCGAGTGCAGCCATAATGTCTCTCTACCTCCTCGGCGTCCTCCTTGCTCTTATTTCGGCCTTCGTACTCAGAAGGTTCGTTTTCAGGGGGGAGGCGGAGTTCATAATGGAGATGCCTCCCTACAGAATTCCAAAGTTCTCTGCCATCGCAAAGCTGACGTGGAGCAGAGTCAAGCACTTCATAGAGAAGGCTGGAACTGTCATCCTTGCAATGTCCGTCGTAATATGGCTCCTGACGAATTATCCGTCGAACAGCATCGAGGAGAGCTATGCGGGAATGCTCGGCAGAGCAATTCAGCCTCTCTTCGCCCCGATGGACTGGAGCTGGGAACTCGTCGTGGCACTTTTAATGGGGTTCGTTGCAAAGGAGGTCGTTGTCGAGACGATAGGGATAACTGTAGGAGATGGTCTTGCAGGTCTGCTAACTCCCGCTCAGGCCTTCGGCTTCATGGTTTTCTCCCTCCTCTACATGCCCTGCCTTGCAACCCTTGCGGTTATAAGAACCGAGGCTGGAAGTTGGAAATGGACGGGTTTTGCTGTCGTTTACAGCTTTAGCGTAGCCTACGTTGTGTCTTTAGCTCTCATAAAATTAATGAGGTTCTGGAGGTGGTAATATTATCTCCCTCGCTTACGCTGTAATTTTCGCTATTCTCGCAGCGATTGAGGCGAGGGCTTCCCTGCTGAATGCCTTCGTCCTTCTCACTATCGCAGCCATTTATCTCAAGGGATGGGCTGGTAAGAGCAAAGCCTATACATTTACAGCGTCGCTGCTTGCAGTCTGCTTCGCAACTATTTCGGCTCTTGCCATGCTTGCTTCGGCGATAGATGCGGCTTTCTTCGACGGCTCATTCCGAGTTGAGACCGGTGTCTTCGGCTTTCTATCACTCCCTCTCCTCGACAGGCTGAGAAGGAGTAAATAACGTTACGGACCAGATGCCACACTGATCAGAATGTCCCCTCAAATTAGTTCTATCGTTCCTCCATTTCCGAGCTTGCATTTAATTGAGCCAGCCGGCAGGTCGGGGACGATTCCGTCAACATCTATGTAAAATATGTCTTCCTCTCCAAAAGCGAAGTCGTTGTACCTCCTGATTTTCAGGATGACATCGTAGTAAACGTGCCACCTCTTCTCTATGAAGCCCGTATACACGCCCGTAGGGACAAAAACGAAGAATGTTAGCTCGTCAGGCATGACATCGTATATCATAGCCATGCTCGTCAGGTAGCGGGGCGTTGGGAATGGTACGTGAATACCGAAAAGTACAAGGAAGTCGTCGTCTTTCAGGTTTCTGAACGTTTCCTCACCTTCTATCGTCTCTTCACCACTCCACGGTATGAAGTCGTAAAGCTCCCCGAAAGGGACAGTTTCCTTCATCCCTATTTTGATGATCTTCGCGGTATCGAGTATTTCACCAAGCCCGGAATCCGACTTCGCCACGAAGTGGTAAAACCTGTTGAGAGCTCTGGACATTATCTCAGAAATTACTGCAACGTAGAAATCTTTTTTTGATGCGTAGTAGGGAATTACATGGAGGAACGCAAAACTCACCATCGGTCTCAGGGCCGCGTAAGCAACTCTCGTCCTGAGACCCTCCAGCTTCCTTATCAGAACGTCTTCAATTTCCATCTACCAATCTTGTGACAATGCATTTAAAAAATTTTCACGTGCAGATTCAATGTAATATCCTGCTTACCGGTAGTGTCAAGTTAACACCTCCAGTAGTTGTAGAAGGCCATAAAGCTCTCCAACCAGCTCTGTACAGAGACAAAAGAACTCCTGAATGGAAATCTGTTCCAGAACCTCTTCGTTCTCTCTTTAAACCTCGAAAAGAATCCTTCTACAGCATTTCTTCTACCAAACGTTTCATGCCTGTATCTCAGCCCTAACCTTTTCAAAGCCCACAGATACCAGAAACCTCTATCAACAACGATCTCTGGCTTGTTTTCGCAATGCTTGAGAACTTCTCTAAGGAAAACGTAAGCTTCAAAGCTTCCTCTTCCTCCAGAAGCCCATATAGCTAGGCATTCCATGGTATCAACGTCTATAGCAGCCCAAACAAAGATTTGTTTCTTTTCCAGTTTTATTTTTGTTTCATCTATCGCAACAAGTCTTCTTTTCTTCTTTTCTGGTTGTTTTAAGACTGTTTTGAGTCTATGGTAGTAAATCCTAACAGATTCGTGACTTATTTCTTCGAATAAAGATAGAAAATCACTTGTTTTTCTCAAAGAAAGGCCAAAGAAGTATAATAATGCTGCAAGTATTTTAAGTTCCACATCTTTCCTGTTCCTTCGAAAGACTTTTGTAGACTTGACGTAATCTACCAACTGGCTTAGCGCAGGCTGCATAAGTTGTATCTTAGTTATTTATTTTTTGTTATTTTGACACTGCCTGCTTACCTGCAAGGAACGTATCTTTACATCATATCCGCTGGAGTCTTCCAAGATGTACCTGTTCCGACCCAAAGCTTTACTATATTTTCTACAAGAATATTTGAGAATGAAGGAGGCATTACTGTACTCAACTGGAAGAGAAAAGAGAGCGAGGTGTCATCTCTGCTGGAATCTCTGCAACGTGGAAGAAGGGGAGAGGGGCAGATGTAATGCAAGGCTTAACGTCTCTGGAAGGCTTTATACCCTCACTTACGGGAATATAAGCGCAATGGAGAGCAGGCCCGTGGAAATAAAGCCCTTCTTCCACTTCATGCCTGGAACGACCTCCATGACGTTCTCAACGTATTCGTGCAACCTTTCCTGCATGTGGTGCCAGAACTGGAGACTTTCGCGAACTCCACCGCCAGAGGGCTATCAGGTTGTCGATCCGGAGAAAATCGTCAGAGCGGCAATTGATGCGAAAGACAGGAGCACATGTGCGAGCTTCAACGAGCCAACACTCCTCTTCGAGTATCTCCTCGACCTCTTCCCCCTCGCAAAAGAGTTCGGGCTTAGAAACACGATGGTCTCTAACGGCTACATGATGCCAAAGGCTCTCAAGATGCTGATTAATGCGGGACTCGACGCCATAAATATCGACGTAAAGGGAAGCAGAGAAGTTTACAGGAGATACTGTGGTGGTAAAAGCGACATCCACGTCTGGAAAAACATAAGGTTCGCTGCAAAGAGAATTCACGTTGAAGTCGTAAACCTGCTCGTAAGGAACGTGAATGATGACGAAGACTCCATACGGGAAATCGTGGAGAAACATCTGAAGTATGCCGGAGACGAGATTCCAATCCACTTTACCCGTTACTTCCCAGCGTTTCTCTTCGATAAACCCCCGACCGACGTTTCAAAACTCGAGAGAGCTGTTGAGATTGCGAGAAGGGAAGGAGTTGAATACGCCTACATCGGAAACGTTCCCGGACATAAATTTGAAAACACCTACTGCCCGCAGTGCGGGGTTCTGCTCGTGCAAAGGTACCACACCACTGTTCTCGAAAACAGGGTGAAAAACGGGAAATGTCCCAATTGCGGGAAAGATATTTACGGGATATGGAGTTAAGCCTGCCTACTGAAAGCGTATTATCTCGTTGATGGAATTGCGCCGCGCTTTCACCATTCCCGTAAAAAAAGCTGGGTGATGCCGGCAGTTAGCTATTGGCAAGTATTGCCTGCCGTTTGCAGGAGCAGCTGATGTTATCGAGGTTATCAGCTATTCAGAAATACCTCAGGATCTCGTAAAGCGTCGTACGCTGCGCTACCGGCCTTCCAACAGATTTTACAGCCCTGACAATGTCCTCAACCCTCGCAGGCTGGAAGGGTTTACCTGTAGCTCTCACAACATTCTCCTCAAGCATGGTTCCGCCGAAGTCGTTAGCTCCGAAGAAGAGCGCGAGAGTCGCAATTTCAAAACCCTGTGTGAGCCAGGAGGCCTGGATGTTTCTTATGTTGTGCAGAATTATGCGGGAAATAGCAAGAACCTGAAGGTACCTCGTCGCTGGGGCTGGATGCTTAACCCTTCCATAAAGCTCAGTCCTCTCTGGTTGGAACGTCCAGGGGATGAAAGCAGTAAAGCCACCAGTTTCAGCCTGCAGATCACGAATCTTGAAAAGGTGCTCGACTATGTCCTCGTCGCTCTCGATGTGGCCGAACATCATCGTCGCGCTTCCCTTAAGTCCGATACTGTGAGCAGTTCGCATCACCTCGAGCCAGCCTCTGCTGTCAACCTTGTTAGGGCTGATTTGCGTTCTCACCCTGTCGCTTAGAATTTCCGCCCCTCCTCCAGGCAGTGAGTCCAAGCCAGCGTTTTTCAGCCTCTCGAGGACTTCTTTAACGCTGCACTTCTCGAGCTTCGCCAGGAAGTAAATTTCTGGCGGGGAAAGGGCGTGAAGCTGAATAGATGGGAAACGTCTTTTAATCTCGGAAAAAACGTTCTCGAACCACTCTATGCCAAGTTCCGGGTTCATTCCTCCCTGCATCAGGATCTGCGTCGCTCCAACTTCCACCGCTTCTTCGATCTTCTTCAGAATTTCGTCGAGACTTAGGACGTAGCCTTCGTCATCGTTTCTGGCGTAGAATGCACAGAACTTACACTTGGATGTACATACATTTGTGTAGTTTATGTTCCTGTCAACGACGAAGGTTACGAGGTCTCCACACTTCCTTTTCCTTATCTCGTCTGCGATCTTCCCGAGGGCTGGAAGGGGTAGTTCGAATAGCCTGAGGGCTTCCTCGAACGACAGATTTTCTCCTTCAAGGTTCTTCCTGACGTACTCGTACAATTCCGCTCTCACGGCACATCTCCTCGAACGTCTTCAACCCTCTCCTTTCTGCATTACCCATCCTGTAGCTCAGGGTTTTAAAGTACTCCTCAAGGAACTCAGGGGGCATGCTGAACTTCGTTGCAGCTTCCGAAACAACTTCCTCCATGTTTTTTAGGCCCCAGTCGATGGATTTGAATAACATAGCATCAACCGAGTTCGCGTCAACCTCTTGCAGGGAAGAGGATATGCCAAAGACCATCGGGAGGCCTGTGAGTTCGTACCACTCCTCTCCAAGGTCCATCACAACCCTGTATATCATCCTCGCCTTGATTGCTTCATCACCTATTACGAGCGCATGTTTGCAAATTTCGAGTAAATCCGATGCTTTTCCAGAATCTGTAAACACGAGCCTGTTTTTCAGACCTTTCTCCCCCAGGATAATCCTGAGAAGGTTTACAGAGGTCATTGTGTCGGCTGTAACAGCTATGGGGCTTTCGTCGAGTTCTTTCATCTTCGATACGACGACGACACTCAGCACTTTATCCCGTGATGCTATACAGAAGTTGTAGCTCCTGAGCTTTTCGGAATTTTGCAGGAAGAAGAAAGATGGGACAGGAGCGTAGTCTATGAGGCCAGAAGCGAGCATGGATGCCATCTGCTTGGGTGATGCTTCAACGATTTCAAAGTTCCGATTTTCTTTAAAACTCTTTTCAAGCCAGTAGTACGGGAGAAAGTTGTTTATGAGGCCGAATTTTCCAATTCTGAATGGCATTAAACGTCAAAACCGGCAAGGATAAAAAAGCGTTGCTCTTGCCTTATTCTGACAAGGTCTTGAGCTTTCTATATTTTGATGGAGACGAGTCTGTCATTCCTCTTCTCCGTCTGGGGTTTCATATATATCTGCCATACTGGGCTGTCTTTTTCCGGTAGTTTCAGTTGTTACTGACAGAATCCCGGGATTTCGGTACCGCATGCACTCGCGGTATTTTCACTTCCAAGACGACATTCACGAAAATATCCCGTGGGTGTCATTAGAGATGCCACTAAACCTCAATAATAAAGTGCAGCTCTGTCGATGGGTCCTTAAGCAATCGCACCATCTCCCTGCTGAGGTCAGCAGCGGCTTTGTCTGCTTTTATGATGAGTGTCCTCCCGCATACGTAGTCGCTCTTCCTGACAACAATGTCGGTTGGATGAGTGAACGTGAGCCGGGGGCTCCCGAATCCAGTAACGACTTCTCTCATCCCGTAGTCAGGAAGGTAAAGCACAATCATAGCCTTCTTCCCGCCACACAGACACCCCTTTATTTCCTGTGGAAGATCCGAAATCGCTTTACTTGCTCTCACACCTATAATACAGTCACCTCTCGGCGTCAGATGTTCGTCCTTAGTAATCTCGAGGGTTGTTGGATGCTTTGCTGTTATGTTTGGATGACCCCACGCGATGATTACTTCTCTCGGCATGGCATACGTTCCTCCAGTCACACGTTGTGCAGGCTTTCTGCCTCCACACATCCATTATTTCCGGAATCTTCGCTCTAATCTCACTCCATGAAACCTTTGAACCGGGAGAGATAGAGAGCAGATTTAGCGCGAGTTTGTCAAGTTCCCTAATCTCCGCGTCAGCTGTGCTGGAGTACGCACAAACTCCGCTGGAGTTGTGTGGACAGGTGGCGCAGACGTCATCCGCACCGTCAACCACTTCAACTCCAGTCCTTTCAGCATCTTTAAGCGCTCTGAGCAGGTTTTCTACGAACTCGCGGTTATACCCCTCCCCTTTGAAGAAGTGCAGACATATAAGGTGATGCCCTCTGAACCTTACCATATATTAGTCAACCACACTAACCCTATTTAAAGTCATAACCCTACACAGACACCCCTTTATTTCCTGTGGAAGTGTGAGGTTGTAATATCGACAAGCCAATACAAATCTCGATTCGAATTCCTCTAAGCTCTGAGACCGGTAGAAGAGTGAAAAGTCCACGAACACAGATTTACGTCCTTAATAACGTACTCTATTTAACTTTCACAGGAAATAAATAAAGCTAACCAAATTTTCTAAGCTTCTCGAGGATTTCAACAGCTTTATTCATAGTCTCCACGATCTCCGCTATTCTGCATATGTCCTCCTCCCCCTCCAGATCTCTCGCGAGTTTACTGATAGCATCTTTAACTGCATCTTCCACGAGCGATCTATTCCATGTACCATCCCTTTCTGCGGATTTGTTCTCAGATTTTGCTAAATGTTTCACCGCTCCCACTTCAGTGTTTCTATCCTCCATTCCCTCTTTTTCCTGCTGAATCCCCCTATTATCAATCATCTGGCTCTTTTCCACATTCTCTACGCTGACGCCCTCACCCCTGTCAATTATGACGTTTCTGCCACATGAGGGGCAGAAAATCCTGGCGTTATCTTGAAACAGAGGAACCCTACAGTCTGGGCAGTAATACGAGAGCATCTTGGCTCCCTTATAAAGAAGCTCCGCCATCTCCGAAATTTTTTTATCTTCCATGTTACCTATGTTGATAGGCCGCATTTAAAAATTTCACTTCTGGAGGTGGTACGGTGGCAAAAGAGGTGCCAGACAGCGTATTGGAAGTTCTGGACAGAATAATTCAGGACGACACGGTTCCGAGGAATATCAGGCGTGTTGCAAGTGAGATAAAAGAGAACTTGCTTCACGGTGAGGAGAGTCTCGCCGTAAGGGCTGCATCGGCGATCTCGATACTCGAAGAGATCTCTTCCGACCCAAACATCCCGATGCATGTCAGAACCTTGATCTGGAACGTATCGAGCCAGCTCGAGAGGATCTCCGTTGAGGAGTAGGCAAGTAGTCTATACTGGAAATGAAGTAGAAATGTTTTTCCAGTTAGTCTATGCTATCTTGATTTATTATAGATATTGTCGAGCATAACTTGGAAATACAACTGTATATGTTACTACATCCCCTTACCACCCTGCATTCGTTCAACTCTGCTATCTTCTGTTTTCAGTGGATGGGAATTTGTCATAGATTTATAGTGTTGGTTATCTTCCGGAAAGAACGCATTTTCAATCTTATATTGTCCCACTTAACGGTCTGCAATTTCCTTCCGAATTTCTCTTCTTTTTGTTTAGCGTGGATTGAACTATGCTTAGAAAGATCAAGTCTATTACTTCTGCTCTTTTGGTCTGTAAATGAGCTGTACATCTTGTGCAGCGTGTTGAACGAGACTACATAGACCAAGTATTTTTAAACTCATCATCCAGACGAAAGGGGTGTCTTCCAAATTGAAAAAGAGCTTAAAGCTGAGAGATCGGAAGTAGAAGACGTCTTTAAGCTGAGAAACGTGGACTCTTTATGGATAAAGATCTATAGTTAAATTCGTCTATGCTAACGTACTTCTCATAGCAATTCTCGTTCGACTGGGATTCAGGGGGAAAAGATGATGCTGCAGGTCGACTGAGTGGTGAGTTTGCAGACACCATAGGGTAATTATAGACGTTCCAGAAGTTTTGTCCCAAAAACCTTCAGCCTTGAGGTAAGAATAAAGAGGATCCGTAACCGGGGTGGTTTATACTACATCCCAATGAAACTACGAGGAAAATCCAAACGCCATACTAAAAAATTAGCGGGATTTGCCGTTGAGCATCTCCTTTAGCTTAAAAGTTCTCTTTTCTCTCCTCCTCAAGTCATCGAGGATTCTATGGATTCTATTTATCTGGCTGTCTATCATTTCGAGGACTTTTTCCGTACTTATTTCATCCCTGAGTTCCATATACCCTCTCATTATAGCAAGCGGATTTCTCAACCTGTCTGCGAGGTACTCGAACTGCTCAATATTTTCTTTTAACTGTTTTATTGCGGCACTTCTTTCCTTCTCAACATCTATCGCCTTCAGTGCAAAGCCAAGATCGTCCGCGAGGTCGAGTAGCAGCCCTATCTCCTCAGTGTCGAAGGCATCTGAAACTGGCGAGTTAAAGCTCAGAATTCCATAGAACTTCTCCTCGTGGACTATTGGAATTACAAGAACCTGCAGGAATCTGTGCTCATCGTTAATGGGGCATTTTTCACATATTTCGTCTCCCCACTCTACAAGCTTTGCTCTTCTCGTGGTAAGAACTTCTTCAACACAAGGGAGACCCTCCTTTAACCACTCTCTGAGCAGTTTCCTGCTTATCTTTCCCGTAACTGCCACAGGAGAAACTGCTGGCTTTTTACCCTCCCTGACGATTCCAACCCATACGGTCATGTAGTCCTCCACACTGGCAAAGGCTTTGCAGGCCCTCCTCAGCAATATCCTTCCGTCCTTCTCATGAACTATGAGCTGGTTTATCTCACTGGAAATCTGGAGGAGTTTATTCAGGCGTCTCAGGCTATTTTCCATTTTCTTTCTCTCAGTAATATCCCGTATAACTTTGTGGTAGCCTACCAGCCGTCCCTCCTCATCTCTCAGTATTCTCGCTGACTCGAGACAGTCTATCACGTTTCCCCTCTTTGTTCTATATCTAACCTCGAAGTTACTTACAAACTCATTACTGGAGAGACCTTCCAGCAACTTCTTTCTATCAGAGGGATTTACATAAAGCCTCAGGACACTCTGTCCAATTAACTCATCTCTCGTATACCCAAAGAGTTCTTCAGCAGCTTTGTTCACTTCGATTATTCTACCATCCATATCTGTCAGAAGGATTGCATCCATCGAGGATTCGAAGAGTCCCCTGTACTTCTTTTCGCTCTCTCTAACCCTCTCCTCAGCCCTTATTTTCACAATCCCCGCGGCCATATGCTCCGATATCGTATCTATGAGTTTTCTATCGAGTTCTGTTATCCTTTTTCCGGATTTAACTACAAGTTGTATTACACCCTGCAGTTCTCCACCGGAAATAAGGGGGACGGAGTACATCTCTTGGAGGTCACATCCAATACAAAGGTCGTGGAAATGCTCAGTGTACTTACTTCTCTTCATGTCAGGGATATAAAGTGGCTCCTTTCTGAGTGCTGTAACAACCGCAGTACTCTTACTATCTGGTCTGACCTTCTGAACCTTCGCAGATCTCTCCCCAAACTCTTCGTCAAAACCAATCTGCGTTACGGCCCTCAAAGTGTTAGTGTTCTTGTCATATATGAGAATCTCACCCATATCAAAGTCGAATACTCTCTTGAGCGCGTCAATTAAATTCGCTGCAAGTTCCTCTATACTCTCCGACTTGTTTACAGCCTCTCCAACGAGCCTGTACAACTCACTGAGATTGCGGATCTCCTCTTCCATCCGCTTTCTTTCCGTGATGTCTTTTATTATCCCGTGATATATGATAGACTGCCCCTCTTTTATTGCAATTGCCGATTCGAGACAGTGAACGATTTTTCCGTCTTTTCTTCTGTATCTCATTTCCATGTTCCTAACAAAGCCGTCTCTCTCTATCTTTTCTATGAACTTCTTTCTGTCAGAAACGTCAGCGTACAACTCTCTCACGTCCATCTTCAGCAATTCATCTCTCGTATACCCAAAGAGTTCTTCAGCAGCTTTATTCATGTCAAGAATTTTGCCCTCAGACGTCGTCAGGTATATAGTGTCCATCGAGGATTCGAAGAGTCCCCTGTACAACTCCTCACTTTTTCTCAACTCCTCTTCAATCCTTATTTTTGCAATACCAGCAGCTATATGCTCTGAAATGCTCTCGAGAAGCTTTCTGTCTCTTTCTGATATTTTCTTTCCTTTTCTCGTTATTATCTGGATAACACCATGCAGTTTACCCTTTGTGACGAGAGGTAGTGCGTATATCTCTTCGATGTCGAGTTTTCTGAAGATTTCTCTCGCATACGCTGTAAGGTCGTTCTCCTTTACATTGGAGATGTATATCGGCCTCTTTTCGATGGCAGTTCTTACTGCAATACTTGGATTTTCCTCGTTCACCTTATGAACATCAGCAGAATAATCGCCAAAAACTTCAAAACCGAGCTGAACAACAGCTTCGAGTGTATCTGTTTTTGGATTGTATATGAGAATCTCACCCATATCAAAATCTATTACTTCCTTTAACTCCTTCAAAATCATTGACGAGAGTTGCTCTATGCTCTCCGACTTGTTTACAGCTTCCCCTACAATTCTGTGTAGCTCACTAAGCTTTCTGATTTCAGCGTTCATCAGTTTCCTCTCAGTAATGTCTTCCATGGTCTCGATAACTCCAATCACTTCTCCATTTGACCTGAGTAATGAAGCTCTGAAGTAGATCCACTTTCCTATATGCGGGAGGTATAACTCGAGTTCGTACGTGTTTTCGTCAACCTTTCTTATCTTTTTCTTTTTTACTTTCCTCTTTCTGTAAAAGTTCTCAACTCCATCGAGAACAATGTCTGCGAGGAGCGGGCTTGGTTTGGAGAAGAAGGCTTTCCAGTGATTTGTGGTGCCTATTATCTCTTCCTTCCTTATCCCGGTGAGTTCCTCGCACGCCCTGTTCCAGTATCTAACAACGTGGTTCCTGTCGATGACGAATGTCGGTACGGGTACGTTCTCGAGTATTTCTTCGAGCTTGAAGTCTCTACTCATCGTTGACACCTCCTGAACGAAATCTCAGTATGAAAACACTGCCCTCTGGCTCGTTGTCCTCTACGTGTATGCTTCCCCCGTACCTCTCAATGAGAGTTTTCACGAGGTACAGTCCAAGACCAGTCCTTCCTGTTTTCTCTCCTTTGAATCCCTCTTTGAAAATTTCCTCCTTGATTTCATCGGGTATTCCCGGCCCGTTGTCGGCTATTCTAACTTCCACCCAGCCGTTGATGGCTCTCGCTTCAATATCCACTCTCTTCTCTTCTTTGTCGTTATGGAAGATGGCATTAAGGAGAACGTTTTCGAATATTGAGGGGATCATATCGTCTGCAAGAACTTTGAGTCCTGCAGGAATCTTTACATTTACAATAGCTTTGTCCTTCACTTTCTCAATTTCTTTCTCGAGGACTTTCGAAATATCAACGATCTTAAGCCCCCTTCCAGCCATTAACGCCTCTTCTATTTCCCTTATCGTACTTATTAGCTCCGTGCAGACAGCAATTCTCTCTTCTATCTTCTTAAGAAACTCTTCATTGCCGGAATCTCTGTAGAGGTCGAGATAACCCTTTATTATCGTCAGCCCATTCTTTATGTCGTGCCGCAGCATCTTGTTGAGGAGGCTTAAATGCTTGTTCATCCTCTTTATTCTCTCCTCAGCCTCCTTAAGCCTCGTTATATCTCTTGCAATTATTACGAGGTATCTCCTTCCTTCGAGTTCACACTCCTTAAGACTGACAGAAATTGGAAACTTGCTGCCATCCCTCCTTACGTGCCAGCCCTCTACAGCCTCCCCTCTCCAGGCTGGAAGATCCATGACATCGTAAATCGTCTTCTCGAGAAGTTCATCCTTCGTGTATCCCAGCCACTCGCAGGCCGTCATGTTTACATCTATTATTTTCCCGCTCTCTGCCTCGACGAGGAAAATTGCATCATTACTGTAATCCATTAACGTTCTAAACCGCTTTAGTTCTTCTGCTCTGACGCGCTCGGTTATGTCCCTGCTTATCCCGATAATCCCGATAAACTCACCACCTTTATCGTAAACGGGAGCCTTTATTGTCTCGAAGGTGATTTTTCTTCCGTTGATGTACCCCGTTTCCTCAGTGCGCACAATGTCTCCTTTTGTCATCACGAGTTCGTCACTCTCCCTGCACTGGGCGGCAAGATAGGGCGGGAGGATTTCATCGTCTCTCTTTCCTACGATATCCTCTTTGGGTTTTCCGACGAGTTCCGCATAAGCTTTGTTGACGACGATGTTTCTGCCGCATGTATCCTTGAAGTAAACGACATCCGGAATTGAATCGACGAGAGCTTCAAGCAGGTCAACGGTTCGCCAGAACTTTATGGTAATTTTCCTCAGTTCCGTAACATCTCTGCAGACGAGGACGTAATCTTCACTCCCTTCTATTTTCGCAGGATTTATTTCGAGATACCTTGGTTTTCCACCTGAGATTACAACGACTTCAAATTTCTCCGTCCACTTTCCCACCATCTCAGAGAGCCTGATTCTACTTTCATCGTCAAAGCATGGCAGCTCATAGATTTTCTTACCTGAGACATCTGACGTGGACAGTTCTGTAAGGTTAATCCAGGCGTTATTAACGTCCTTCACAGCCCCGTCTGGTGAAACAACTACAACGGGATCGGGGATTGACTTTAGCAAAACGTTCTTCTTTT
Protein-coding regions in this window:
- a CDS encoding DUF1284 domain-containing protein, whose amino-acid sequence is MVRFRGHHLICLHFFKGEGYNREFVENLLRALKDAERTGVEVVDGADDVCATCPHNSSGVCAYSSTADAEIRELDKLALNLLSISPGSKVSWSEIRAKIPEIMDVWRQKACTTCDWRNVCHAERSNHRVGSSKHNSKASNNPRDY
- a CDS encoding UPF0147 family protein, yielding MAKEVPDSVLEVLDRIIQDDTVPRNIRRVASEIKENLLHGEESLAVRAASAISILEEISSDPNIPMHVRTLIWNVSSQLERISVEE
- a CDS encoding Sjogren's syndrome/scleroderma autoantigen 1 family protein, translating into MEDKKISEMAELLYKGAKMLSYYCPDCRVPLFQDNARIFCPSCGRNVIIDRGEGVSVENVEKSQMIDNRGIQQEKEGMEDRNTEVGAVKHLAKSENKSAERDGTWNRSLVEDAVKDAISKLARDLEGEEDICRIAEIVETMNKAVEILEKLRKFG
- a CDS encoding PAS domain S-box protein, which codes for MSRDFKLEEILENVPVPTFVIDRNHVVRYWNRACEELTGIRKEEIIGTTNHWKAFFSKPSPLLADIVLDGVENFYRKRKVKKKKIRKVDENTYELELYLPHIGKWIYFRASLLRSNGEVIGVIETMEDITERKLMNAEIRKLSELHRIVGEAVNKSESIEQLSSMILKELKEVIDFDMGEILIYNPKTDTLEAVVQLGFEVFGDYSADVHKVNEENPSIAVRTAIEKRPIYISNVKENDLTAYAREIFRKLDIEEIYALPLVTKGKLHGVIQIITRKGKKISERDRKLLESISEHIAAGIAKIRIEEELRKSEELYRGLFESSMDTIYLTTSEGKILDMNKAAEELFGYTRDELLKMDVRELYADVSDRKKFIEKIERDGFVRNMEMRYRRKDGKIVHCLESAIAIKEGQSIIYHGIIKDITERKRMEEEIRNLSELYRLVGEAVNKSESIEELAANLIDALKRVFDFDMGEILIYDKNTNTLRAVTQIGFDEEFGERSAKVQKVRPDSKSTAVVTALRKEPLYIPDMKRSKYTEHFHDLCIGCDLQEMYSVPLISGGELQGVIQLVVKSGKRITELDRKLIDTISEHMAAGIVKIRAEERVRESEKKYRGLFESSMDAILLTDMDGRIIEVNKAAEELFGYTRDELIGQSVLRLYVNPSDRKKLLEGLSSNEFVSNFEVRYRTKRGNVIDCLESARILRDEEGRLVGYHKVIRDITERKKMENSLRRLNKLLQISSEINQLIVHEKDGRILLRRACKAFASVEDYMTVWVGIVREGKKPAVSPVAVTGKISRKLLREWLKEGLPCVEEVLTTRRAKLVEWGDEICEKCPINDEHRFLQVLVIPIVHEEKFYGILSFNSPVSDAFDTEEIGLLLDLADDLGFALKAIDVEKERSAAIKQLKENIEQFEYLADRLRNPLAIMRGYMELRDEISTEKVLEMIDSQINRIHRILDDLRRREKRTFKLKEMLNGKSR